A window from Microbacterium ginsengiterrae encodes these proteins:
- the pgsA gene encoding CDP-diacylglycerol--glycerol-3-phosphate 3-phosphatidyltransferase, producing MAIPRQLPNAITIARIPLAVVFFILLLLGGTHGLDDIVIRWVAGALFVLAISTDWVDGYLARRYDIVSDFGKLWDPIADKLLTGAGFVGLAILGEWPWWVVIIILLREWGITVHRFMVASDHIVAAAWMGKVKTAFQAVALGWWLLPLHELIGMDWWTGIGLVLMYATLVLTVASGIDYVVSQVRGARAERR from the coding sequence ATGGCGATTCCTCGGCAGCTGCCCAACGCGATCACGATCGCCCGCATTCCGCTCGCGGTCGTCTTCTTCATCCTCCTCCTGCTGGGCGGAACCCACGGTCTCGACGACATCGTGATCCGGTGGGTCGCCGGCGCGCTGTTCGTGTTGGCGATCTCGACGGACTGGGTCGACGGATACCTCGCTCGCCGTTATGACATCGTCAGCGACTTCGGCAAGCTCTGGGATCCGATCGCCGACAAGCTCCTCACCGGCGCCGGATTCGTCGGGCTCGCCATCCTCGGTGAGTGGCCGTGGTGGGTCGTCATCATCATCCTGCTGCGCGAGTGGGGGATCACCGTCCACCGGTTCATGGTCGCGAGCGATCACATCGTCGCCGCCGCATGGATGGGCAAGGTGAAGACCGCGTTCCAGGCCGTCGCCCTCGGCTGGTGGTTGCTGCCGCTGCATGAGCTCATCGGCATGGACTGGTGGACCGGCATCGGCCTCGTCCTCATGTACGCGACCCTCGTCCTCACGGTCGCGAGCGGCATCGATTACGTCGTGTCCCAGGTCCGGGGCGCGCGGGCCGAACGGCGATGA
- a CDS encoding CinA family protein, giving the protein MSTAAELVAALASRGWTLGVAESLTGGALTAAVVSVPGASQVLLGGVVAYATPVKHSVLGVDAALLEARGPVDPDVATQMADGVRAAVAVDERPADVGLSTTGIAGPDSPDGQPVGTVHIGVATPAGTRTRAYLFQGDRSAVRAQSVDAAIELALSVLGE; this is encoded by the coding sequence ATGAGCACGGCAGCCGAGTTGGTCGCCGCGCTCGCCTCGCGGGGTTGGACTCTCGGGGTCGCGGAGTCGTTGACCGGCGGCGCACTGACGGCGGCTGTGGTGTCCGTGCCGGGAGCCTCGCAGGTCCTGCTCGGCGGAGTCGTCGCATACGCCACACCGGTGAAGCACTCGGTACTCGGCGTGGACGCTGCGCTTCTGGAGGCCCGCGGTCCCGTGGATCCGGACGTCGCCACGCAGATGGCCGACGGTGTGCGCGCCGCCGTCGCGGTCGACGAACGCCCGGCCGATGTGGGACTGTCCACGACGGGCATCGCCGGCCCGGACTCCCCGGACGGGCAGCCGGTCGGCACCGTGCACATCGGTGTCGCCACGCCTGCGGGGACGCGGACGCGCGCCTACCTCTTCCAGGGAGACCGGTCGGCCGTGCGGGCGCAGTCGGTGGATGCTGCGATCGAGCTCGCGCTCTCTGTGCTCGGGGAATAG
- a CDS encoding helix-turn-helix domain-containing protein yields the protein MILVRQEIGDVLRNFRLQKGRTLRQVASKASVALGYLSEVERGQKEASSEILASVAEALDVPISRIMREVGDRISVLEGMQVFPDVVPDDLVASVEPELSLH from the coding sequence ATGATTCTTGTACGACAGGAAATCGGCGATGTGCTGAGGAACTTCCGCCTGCAGAAGGGTCGCACTCTCCGGCAGGTCGCGAGTAAAGCGTCGGTGGCGCTCGGATACCTCAGCGAAGTCGAGCGTGGCCAGAAGGAGGCCTCCAGCGAGATCCTCGCTTCGGTGGCCGAGGCACTCGATGTCCCCATCTCCCGGATCATGCGCGAGGTCGGTGACCGCATCTCTGTGCTCGAGGGCATGCAGGTGTTCCCCGATGTGGTGCCGGACGATCTCGTCGCCTCGGTCGAGCCCGAGCTCTCGCTGCACTGA
- a CDS encoding DUF3046 domain-containing protein gives MRRSEFLRAVEDEFGPRAIALMDDLVLSAVGGRTASEALRSGVPPRDIWTALCEETDVPAERRYGVGRLEPRRH, from the coding sequence ATGCGACGCAGTGAGTTCCTTCGCGCCGTCGAAGATGAGTTCGGACCCCGTGCCATCGCATTGATGGACGATCTCGTGCTGTCCGCCGTCGGCGGTCGGACTGCATCCGAGGCCCTCCGGTCAGGCGTGCCGCCGCGCGACATCTGGACTGCGCTGTGTGAGGAGACGGACGTGCCGGCGGAGCGCCGTTACGGTGTCGGCCGCCTGGAACCTCGTCGCCACTGA
- the recA gene encoding recombinase RecA: MPSTADREKSLESALAQIDRQFGKGSVMRLGSDERAPVAVVPTGSIALDVALGVGGLPRGRIVEIYGPESSGKTTLTLHAIANAQKAGGIAAFIDAEHALDPEYAKKLGVDIDALLVSQPDTGEQALEIADMLVRSGAIDLIVIDSVAALVPRAEIEGEMGDSHVGLQARLMSQALRKLTGGLNQTNTTMIFINQLREKIGVFFGSPETTAGGKALKFYASVRMDIRRIETLKDGTDAVGNRTRVKVVKNKMAPPFKQAEFDILYGVGISREGSLIDFGVEHGIVKKSGSWYTYDGDQLGQGKENARNFLIKNPDIALTIETQIKQKLGIGGAGPEGVGAPAADELAQRRPA; the protein is encoded by the coding sequence ATGCCATCAACCGCAGACCGCGAGAAGTCTCTGGAATCAGCTCTCGCTCAGATCGACCGCCAGTTCGGAAAGGGCTCGGTCATGCGGCTGGGCAGTGACGAGCGCGCCCCCGTCGCCGTCGTCCCGACCGGTTCGATCGCGCTGGACGTCGCCCTCGGAGTCGGTGGACTCCCGCGTGGACGCATCGTCGAGATCTACGGTCCTGAGTCCTCGGGTAAGACGACCCTGACTCTCCACGCGATCGCCAACGCCCAGAAGGCGGGCGGTATCGCCGCGTTCATCGATGCGGAGCACGCGCTCGATCCCGAGTACGCGAAGAAGCTCGGCGTCGACATCGATGCGCTGCTGGTGTCGCAGCCCGACACCGGAGAGCAGGCGCTCGAGATCGCCGACATGCTGGTGCGTTCCGGTGCCATCGACCTCATCGTCATCGACTCGGTGGCAGCGCTCGTTCCCCGTGCGGAGATCGAGGGCGAGATGGGCGACTCCCACGTCGGCCTCCAGGCTCGACTGATGTCGCAGGCACTGCGCAAGCTGACCGGTGGACTTAATCAGACGAACACCACGATGATCTTCATCAACCAGCTGCGCGAGAAGATCGGAGTGTTCTTCGGCTCGCCCGAGACGACGGCCGGAGGTAAGGCACTGAAGTTCTACGCCTCGGTCCGCATGGACATCCGTCGTATCGAGACGCTCAAGGACGGCACCGACGCGGTGGGAAACCGTACGCGCGTCAAGGTCGTGAAGAACAAGATGGCGCCGCCGTTCAAGCAGGCGGAGTTCGACATCCTCTACGGCGTCGGAATCTCCCGCGAGGGCAGCCTGATCGACTTCGGCGTGGAGCACGGCATCGTCAAGAAGTCCGGCTCGTGGTACACCTACGACGGCGACCAGCTCGGGCAGGGCAAGGAGAACGCCCGCAACTTCCTGATCAAGAATCCCGACATCGCGCTGACGATCGAGACGCAGATCAAGCAGAAGCTCGGGATCGGGGGCGCAGGTCCCGAGGGCGTCGGAGCACCGGCCGCCGACGAGCTGGCACAGCGCCGTCCGGCCTGA
- a CDS encoding regulatory protein RecX, with product MSDGGEDRLAPVIPLFGGKVARASDLATDGASDHDRPAAPHAVGSSGRGREQSRRKDAPAADASGSFDPDEAVAQAEEALVRKLRARSLSISEARQVLREKHLDAAAVDDVIDRFCERGYLDDGLLAEHLVISGVERKGQGRVALSRSLAQRGIPRDVIDAALGDLPDDDAERALEFARTKARSLSRLDFDTALRRLVGQLARRGYGGSVAMTAARTALTEASLGGPSSVRFVDSE from the coding sequence ATGAGTGACGGGGGCGAGGACCGCCTCGCTCCCGTCATCCCGCTGTTCGGTGGCAAGGTCGCACGCGCGTCCGACCTTGCCACCGACGGCGCAAGTGATCATGACCGTCCGGCTGCGCCGCACGCAGTGGGGTCGAGCGGCCGTGGGCGAGAGCAGTCGCGTCGAAAGGACGCGCCGGCAGCTGATGCTTCGGGAAGCTTCGACCCCGACGAAGCCGTCGCGCAGGCCGAGGAGGCGCTCGTGCGGAAGCTCAGGGCGCGTTCGCTCTCCATCTCGGAGGCTCGACAGGTTCTGCGCGAGAAGCATCTCGACGCGGCTGCCGTCGACGACGTCATCGACCGATTCTGTGAGCGCGGATACCTGGACGATGGGCTGCTCGCGGAGCATCTCGTCATCTCCGGGGTCGAGCGCAAAGGTCAGGGCCGCGTGGCCCTCTCGCGGTCCCTTGCGCAGCGGGGGATTCCCCGTGACGTGATCGATGCCGCGCTCGGAGATCTGCCGGATGATGATGCCGAACGCGCATTGGAGTTCGCCAGGACGAAGGCGCGGTCACTGTCACGACTCGACTTCGACACGGCGTTGCGGCGGCTCGTCGGTCAGCTCGCTCGACGCGGCTACGGCGGCTCCGTCGCCATGACGGCGGCGCGGACGGCGCTCACGGAAGCCTCTCTCGGCGGTCCGAGCAGCGTGCGGTTCGTCGACTCGGAATGA
- the miaB gene encoding tRNA (N6-isopentenyl adenosine(37)-C2)-methylthiotransferase MiaB → MTIPRSEPTMISASPAAVDVDGRHRTYEVRTFGCQMNVHDSERLSGSLESAGYVRADAGTEADVVIINTCAVRDNAAGKLYGTLGHLASVKRRKEGMQIAVGGCLAQMDKDAVLDKAPWVDVVFGTHNMGSLPGLLERAKHNGDAELEILESLEVFPSTLPTKRDSAHSGWVSISVGCNNTCTFCIVPSLRGKEKDRRPGDILNEIRLLVEDGAIEVTLLGQNVNSYGVEFGDRQAFGKLLRAAGQIEGLERIRFTSPHPAAFTDDVIDAMAETPSVMPQLHMPLQSGSDRILRAMRRSYRSDRFLGILDRVRARMPHAAISTDIIVGFPGETDEDFEDTMRVVEQARFANAFTFQYSIREGTPAATMEDQVPKAVVQERYNRLIALQERISLEENQKQVGREVEVLVSVGEGKKDVETHRLTGRAEDNRLVHFEVTEGSEIPRPGDVVRVTITHGAPFHLLADDPTGEPLRIRRTRGGDAWDRAQAESCGVPAPAGAAGAPRAVSLGLPTLRVGV, encoded by the coding sequence ATGACTATTCCGCGCAGCGAACCGACGATGATCTCCGCGTCGCCGGCGGCCGTCGACGTCGACGGACGCCACCGAACGTACGAAGTGCGTACCTTCGGATGCCAGATGAACGTGCACGACTCCGAGCGCCTGTCCGGCTCCCTCGAGAGTGCGGGCTATGTGCGGGCGGATGCCGGCACCGAGGCCGATGTCGTCATCATCAACACCTGCGCGGTCCGCGACAACGCCGCAGGGAAGCTCTACGGCACGCTCGGACATCTCGCATCGGTCAAGCGCCGCAAGGAGGGCATGCAGATCGCCGTCGGCGGCTGCCTCGCGCAGATGGACAAGGACGCCGTGCTCGACAAGGCGCCGTGGGTCGATGTGGTCTTCGGAACGCACAACATGGGCTCCCTCCCCGGGCTGCTCGAGCGCGCGAAGCACAACGGTGATGCGGAGCTCGAGATCCTCGAGTCCCTCGAAGTCTTCCCCTCGACGCTCCCGACCAAGCGGGACTCCGCGCACAGCGGCTGGGTGTCGATCTCCGTCGGCTGCAACAACACCTGCACGTTCTGCATCGTCCCGAGCCTTCGAGGCAAGGAGAAGGACCGTCGTCCCGGCGACATCCTCAACGAGATCCGCCTGCTCGTCGAAGACGGCGCGATCGAGGTCACCCTCCTCGGACAGAACGTGAACTCCTACGGCGTCGAGTTCGGCGATCGACAGGCGTTCGGCAAACTGCTGCGCGCGGCAGGCCAGATCGAGGGCCTCGAGCGCATCCGTTTCACCAGCCCGCACCCCGCAGCGTTCACCGACGACGTCATCGACGCGATGGCCGAGACGCCGTCCGTCATGCCTCAGCTGCACATGCCGCTGCAGTCCGGCAGCGACCGCATCCTTCGCGCGATGCGCCGCTCGTACCGCAGCGACCGCTTCCTCGGGATCCTCGACCGCGTGCGTGCACGCATGCCGCACGCCGCGATCTCCACGGACATCATCGTCGGCTTCCCCGGGGAGACCGACGAGGACTTCGAAGACACGATGCGCGTCGTGGAACAGGCTCGGTTCGCGAACGCGTTCACCTTCCAGTACTCCATCCGCGAGGGAACCCCGGCCGCCACGATGGAGGACCAGGTCCCGAAGGCCGTCGTGCAGGAGCGCTACAACCGTCTGATCGCTCTGCAGGAGCGGATCTCGCTGGAGGAGAACCAGAAGCAGGTCGGCCGCGAGGTCGAGGTCCTCGTCTCCGTCGGCGAGGGCAAGAAGGACGTCGAGACGCACCGGCTCACCGGCCGCGCAGAGGACAACCGCCTCGTGCACTTCGAGGTCACCGAGGGCTCGGAGATCCCGCGTCCCGGCGATGTCGTCCGCGTGACGATCACTCACGGCGCTCCGTTCCACCTGCTCGCCGACGACCCCACCGGCGAACCCCTGCGCATCCGCCGCACACGCGGCGGTGACGCGTGGGATCGGGCCCAGGCGGAGTCGTGCGGTGTACCCGCTCCGGCCGGAGCAGCCGGAGCGCCCCGTGCCGTCTCCCTGGGTCTTCCCACCCTGCGCGTCGGTGTCTGA
- the miaA gene encoding tRNA (adenosine(37)-N6)-dimethylallyltransferase MiaA encodes MSDTRLWAIVGATGTGKSDFALRLAEHLRAAGNPAEIVNADAMQLYRGMDIGTAKLPVAERRGIPHHMLDVRDVMEEAAVAWYQPLARAAIADIHARGGDAILVGGSGLYVSSVIFDFRFPPRDAAVRERLEADLEALGAPTMYARLREKDAVTAARVDPKNGRRVIRALEVLEQGAQNHGAALPDAPKAWHPLTRILGVHVDRTALVDRLDERVRRMWDQGMLEEVSRLRDAGLERGITASRAIGYAQALAQLNGSMTEDAAIAETQALTRRYARRQVSWFKRYPGLEWIAPDADPHEWV; translated from the coding sequence GTGTCTGACACTCGGCTCTGGGCCATCGTCGGTGCGACCGGCACCGGCAAGAGCGACTTCGCTCTCCGGCTCGCCGAGCACCTCCGTGCTGCCGGAAATCCGGCGGAGATCGTCAACGCCGACGCGATGCAGCTGTACCGCGGCATGGACATCGGTACGGCAAAGCTCCCGGTCGCTGAGCGGCGAGGCATCCCGCACCACATGCTCGACGTCCGCGATGTCATGGAGGAAGCGGCCGTCGCCTGGTACCAGCCGTTGGCACGAGCGGCGATCGCCGACATCCACGCGCGCGGGGGAGACGCGATCCTCGTCGGTGGGTCGGGACTCTACGTCTCGAGCGTGATCTTCGACTTCCGGTTCCCGCCGCGCGACGCCGCCGTGCGCGAGAGGCTCGAAGCCGACCTCGAAGCGCTCGGTGCGCCGACGATGTACGCGCGCCTGCGCGAGAAGGACGCCGTCACGGCCGCGCGTGTGGACCCGAAGAACGGGCGACGAGTCATCCGCGCCCTGGAGGTCCTCGAGCAGGGCGCGCAGAACCATGGCGCCGCTCTCCCCGACGCGCCGAAAGCGTGGCATCCGCTCACGCGCATCCTCGGCGTGCACGTCGATCGAACCGCGCTCGTCGACCGCCTCGATGAGCGGGTGCGCCGCATGTGGGACCAGGGGATGCTCGAAGAGGTCTCCCGGCTGCGCGACGCAGGCCTCGAACGGGGAATCACCGCCTCGCGGGCGATCGGCTACGCACAGGCGCTGGCGCAGTTGAACGGCAGCATGACCGAGGATGCCGCGATCGCGGAGACGCAGGCGCTCACACGCCGATACGCGCGGCGTCAGGTGTCCTGGTTCAAGCGGTACCCGGGACTCGAATGGATCGCGCCGGACGCGGATCCCCACGAGTGGGTGTGA
- a CDS encoding dihydrofolate reductase family protein has translation MATHYFTASSLDGFIATPDHSLDWLLKQDVDPDGPMAYQLFEKTIGALAMGASTYQWVLDHEEARWPYGRPVWVFTHRDLPVPDGANVRLTRSPIREVHAAMAAAADGADLWVVGGGDLAGQFADEDLLDEVWVQFAPVTLGGGAPLLPRALDLELVDVARNRDFLCGRYRVSRLTPNAK, from the coding sequence ATGGCAACCCACTACTTCACGGCATCCAGCCTCGACGGATTCATCGCGACTCCTGATCACTCGCTCGACTGGCTCCTGAAGCAGGACGTCGACCCGGATGGGCCGATGGCGTACCAGCTGTTCGAGAAGACGATCGGCGCGCTGGCGATGGGCGCGTCCACCTACCAGTGGGTGCTCGACCACGAGGAGGCGCGCTGGCCCTACGGCCGCCCGGTCTGGGTGTTCACCCACCGCGACCTCCCCGTACCGGATGGGGCGAATGTGCGCCTGACCAGGTCGCCGATTCGCGAGGTCCACGCGGCGATGGCCGCGGCGGCCGACGGTGCCGACCTCTGGGTCGTCGGCGGAGGGGACCTCGCGGGACAGTTCGCCGACGAGGACTTGCTCGACGAGGTGTGGGTGCAGTTCGCGCCGGTGACGCTCGGCGGGGGTGCGCCGCTCCTCCCGCGCGCTCTCGATCTCGAACTCGTCGACGTCGCGCGCAACAGGGACTTCCTCTGCGGTCGTTATCGCGTGTCGCGCCTGACCCCGAATGCGAAGTAG
- a CDS encoding PLDc N-terminal domain-containing protein has protein sequence MGRKKDISKMSPAGKAALAVVGIVQVAFAVLAFWDLARRGPDELRGPKPAWIPVILVNWIGPAAYFAFGVRRDTR, from the coding sequence AGATGAGCCCCGCGGGCAAGGCCGCTCTCGCAGTGGTCGGCATCGTGCAGGTCGCGTTCGCCGTTCTGGCGTTCTGGGACCTCGCTCGCCGTGGACCCGACGAACTGCGCGGACCGAAGCCGGCGTGGATCCCGGTCATCCTCGTGAACTGGATCGGACCGGCCGCCTACTTCGCATTCGGGGTCAGGCGCGACACGCGATAA